In the Bordetella genomosp. 10 genome, one interval contains:
- the thiC gene encoding phosphomethylpyrimidine synthase ThiC, whose product MNANPKFLAATAEVDAAAVAPLPRSRKIYQQGSRPDIRVPFREISQDDTPTMFGGEKNPPLTVYDTSGPYTDPDVKIDIRRGLPELRRAWIEERGDTELLSGPTSDYGKERLADPKLTAMRFDLRRPPRRAKAGANVSQMHYARRGIVTPEMEFVAIRENLRREQYLETLRASGPEGEKLVRRLTRQHPGQSFGAAIPNIITPEFVRDEIARGRAIIPANINHPEVEPMAIGRNFLVKINANIGNSAVSSGIAEEVEKMTWSIRWGGDTVMDLSTGKHIHETREWIVRNSPVPIGTVPIYQALEKVDGKAEELTWEIFRDTLIEQAEQGVDYFTIHAGVRLPFIPMTADRMTGIVSRGGSIMAKWCLAHHRESFLYERFEEICEIMKAYDVSFSLGDGLRPGSAWDANDEAQFAELKTLGELTQVAWKHDVQVMIEGPGHVPMQMIKENMDLQLEHCHEAPFYTLGPLTTDIAPGYDHITSGIGAALIGWYGTAMLCYVTPKEHLGLPNKKDVKDGIITYKIAAHAADLAKGHPGAAIRDNALSKARFEFRWDDQFNLGLDPDTAKEFHDETLPKDSMKVAHFCSMCGPHFCSMKITQDVRDYAATVGVTEKDALQKGMQEKAVEFVRKGAEVYHKM is encoded by the coding sequence ATGAACGCCAATCCCAAATTCCTCGCCGCAACGGCCGAGGTCGATGCGGCCGCCGTCGCCCCCCTGCCCCGTTCCCGCAAAATTTATCAGCAAGGCTCACGCCCGGACATCCGCGTGCCGTTCCGGGAAATTTCCCAGGACGATACGCCGACCATGTTCGGCGGCGAAAAGAACCCCCCGCTGACCGTGTACGACACCAGCGGCCCGTATACCGATCCCGACGTCAAGATCGACATCCGCCGCGGCCTGCCCGAGCTGCGCCGCGCCTGGATCGAGGAGCGCGGCGACACCGAGCTGCTCTCCGGCCCCACCAGCGACTACGGCAAGGAACGCCTGGCCGATCCCAAGCTGACCGCCATGCGCTTCGACCTGCGCCGCCCGCCGCGCCGCGCCAAGGCCGGCGCCAACGTGTCGCAGATGCATTATGCCCGCCGCGGCATCGTCACGCCGGAAATGGAATTCGTGGCCATCCGCGAGAACCTGCGCCGCGAACAATACCTGGAAACGCTGCGGGCCAGCGGCCCGGAGGGTGAAAAACTCGTCCGCCGCCTGACGCGCCAGCATCCCGGCCAGTCCTTCGGCGCCGCCATTCCCAACATCATCACGCCGGAATTCGTGCGCGACGAAATCGCCCGCGGCCGCGCCATCATCCCGGCCAACATCAACCACCCCGAAGTGGAGCCGATGGCCATCGGCCGCAACTTCCTGGTGAAAATCAACGCCAACATCGGCAATTCCGCGGTCAGCTCCGGCATCGCCGAAGAAGTCGAAAAGATGACCTGGTCGATCCGCTGGGGCGGCGACACGGTCATGGACCTGTCCACCGGCAAGCACATCCACGAGACCCGCGAGTGGATCGTGCGCAATTCGCCGGTGCCCATCGGCACGGTGCCGATCTACCAGGCCCTGGAGAAGGTCGACGGCAAGGCCGAGGAACTGACCTGGGAGATCTTCCGCGACACGCTGATCGAGCAGGCTGAACAAGGCGTGGACTACTTCACCATCCACGCCGGCGTGCGCCTGCCCTTCATCCCCATGACCGCGGACCGCATGACGGGCATCGTCTCGCGCGGCGGCTCCATCATGGCCAAGTGGTGTCTGGCGCACCACCGCGAAAGCTTCCTCTACGAACGCTTCGAGGAAATCTGCGAAATCATGAAGGCCTACGACGTCAGCTTCTCGCTGGGCGACGGCCTGCGCCCGGGTTCGGCCTGGGACGCCAACGACGAAGCGCAGTTCGCCGAGCTGAAGACGCTGGGCGAGCTGACCCAGGTGGCCTGGAAGCACGACGTGCAAGTCATGATCGAAGGCCCCGGCCACGTGCCCATGCAGATGATCAAGGAGAACATGGATCTGCAGCTCGAGCACTGTCACGAGGCGCCCTTCTACACCCTGGGGCCGCTGACCACCGATATCGCGCCCGGCTACGACCACATCACCTCCGGCATCGGCGCCGCGCTGATCGGCTGGTACGGCACGGCGATGCTGTGCTACGTGACGCCCAAGGAGCACCTGGGCCTGCCGAACAAGAAGGACGTCAAGGACGGCATCATCACCTACAAGATCGCCGCCCACGCGGCCGACCTGGCCAAGGGACATCCCGGCGCGGCCATCCGCGACAACGCCCTGTCCAAGGCGCGCTTCGAGTTCCGCTGGGACGACCAGTTCAACCTGGGCCTGGATCCCGATACGGCGAAGGAGTTCCACGACGAGACCCTGCCCAAGGACTCGATGAAGGTGGCGCACTTCTGCTCGATGTGCGGCCCGCACTTCTGCAGCATGAAGATCACCCAGGACGTGCGCGACTACGCGGCCACGGTGGGCGTGACCGAGAAGGACGCGCTGCAGAAAGGCATGCAGGAAAAGGCCGTCGAATTCGTCCGCAAGGGCGCCGAGGTTTACCACAAGATGTAG
- a CDS encoding DUF1444 family protein, whose translation MTFFSRIFAARQARPLDVAAFAKAYASAAQARFPGAEVKIEQAATAAGVKVHWTMPGGMQVNQFLGNAYAAYQRAPADIDAIIAAHLDAAPTGEEADPATRRAHILPLVKTTMWLATSLKQLDAAGIEDKAAFITEPLTDELLVAFVEDKPEAMSYVAPGELEALELTPEALMPLALENLRRQLPALTVEGQNGRYGVRADGNYDASFVFLAQEWRDRVDIDGEPVLALPARDELLVCGSKDGDSVRALRDMAARIMAQSPYGLSAQLFTWQDGKLAVFTG comes from the coding sequence ATGACCTTTTTTTCCCGTATTTTCGCTGCCCGGCAAGCGCGCCCGCTGGACGTGGCGGCGTTCGCCAAGGCCTATGCCAGCGCCGCGCAGGCACGCTTCCCCGGCGCCGAGGTGAAAATCGAGCAGGCCGCCACCGCGGCCGGCGTCAAAGTGCACTGGACCATGCCCGGCGGCATGCAGGTGAACCAGTTCCTGGGCAATGCCTACGCGGCCTATCAGCGGGCGCCCGCCGACATCGACGCCATCATCGCGGCGCACCTGGATGCCGCCCCCACCGGCGAGGAAGCGGACCCCGCCACGCGGCGCGCCCACATCCTGCCGCTGGTCAAGACCACGATGTGGCTGGCCACCAGCCTGAAGCAACTGGACGCCGCGGGCATCGAGGACAAGGCGGCCTTCATCACCGAACCGCTGACCGATGAACTGCTGGTGGCCTTCGTGGAAGACAAGCCCGAGGCCATGAGCTATGTCGCCCCGGGCGAACTGGAAGCGCTGGAACTGACGCCCGAGGCCCTGATGCCGCTGGCGCTGGAAAACCTGCGCCGCCAACTGCCGGCCTTGACCGTCGAAGGCCAGAACGGCCGCTACGGCGTGCGCGCCGACGGCAACTACGACGCCAGCTTCGTCTTCCTGGCGCAGGAGTGGCGCGATCGCGTCGATATCGACGGCGAGCCGGTCCTCGCCCTGCCCGCGCGCGACGAACTGCTGGTCTGCGGCAGCAAGGACGGCGACAGCGTGCGCGCGCTGCGGGACATGGCCGCGCGCATCATGGCGCAGTCGCCCTACGGGCTGTCCGCGCAATTGTTCACGTGGCAGGACGGGAAGCTGGCGGTATTCACCGGCTGA
- a CDS encoding helix-turn-helix transcriptional regulator, translated as MNVPAGPVAHEGSALRRHALGDFVRAARSRITPQMAGVPAGLRRRTPGLRREEVAQLCGISVTWYTWIEQGREVSVSPAVWARIANVLQLARAERAYLFELAECADPSHPRDESAGVSEVLQASVDAVGVPAYALDRCWNVMAYNPQMRELFDDWPVRDPAPNLLRYIFLDPAARELVVDWEQRARRVVAEFRADAGAHLDEDDVRALLDDLTRASPAFGHWWTRHAVIEREGGLRDFAHPRMGLLRYRQVTFSLATHTDMKLIMLLKE; from the coding sequence ATGAACGTTCCCGCCGGCCCCGTCGCCCACGAAGGCTCCGCCCTGCGCCGCCATGCGCTGGGCGACTTCGTGCGGGCGGCGCGTTCGCGCATCACGCCGCAGATGGCCGGCGTGCCCGCGGGCTTGCGGCGGCGCACGCCGGGACTGCGGCGCGAGGAGGTGGCGCAGCTCTGCGGCATCAGCGTCACCTGGTACACCTGGATCGAGCAGGGGCGCGAGGTGTCGGTGTCGCCCGCGGTGTGGGCGCGCATCGCCAACGTGCTGCAACTGGCGCGGGCCGAACGGGCCTATCTGTTCGAGCTGGCGGAGTGCGCCGATCCCAGCCACCCGCGCGACGAGTCGGCGGGGGTGTCGGAAGTGCTGCAGGCCAGCGTGGACGCCGTCGGCGTGCCGGCCTACGCGCTGGACCGTTGCTGGAACGTGATGGCGTACAACCCGCAGATGCGCGAGCTGTTCGACGATTGGCCCGTGCGCGATCCGGCGCCCAACCTGCTGCGCTACATTTTCCTGGATCCGGCCGCGCGTGAACTGGTGGTGGACTGGGAACAGCGCGCGCGGCGCGTGGTGGCGGAGTTCCGCGCCGACGCCGGCGCGCACCTGGACGAAGACGACGTGCGGGCGCTGCTGGACGACCTGACGCGCGCCAGCCCCGCCTTCGGCCACTGGTGGACCCGCCATGCCGTGATCGAACGGGAAGGCGGCTTGCGCGATTTCGCGCACCCGCGCATGGGCCTTCTGCGCTACCGCCAAGTGACTTTCAGCCTGGCGACGCACACGGACATGAAGCTGATCATGCTGCTCAAGGAGTGA
- the metH gene encoding methionine synthase — protein sequence MSYPAMPYPLSAYTHGADFVRGLAERILILDGAMGTMIQRYKLTEADFRGQRFAGHGKDLKGDNELLSLTRPDVISEIHRQYLEAGADVIETNTFGATSIAQGDYDLPELAYELNLESARLAREACDAYSTPAHPRFVAGALGPQPKTASISPDVNDPGARNVTFDELRVAYVEQLNGLLDGGIDIVLIETIFDTLNAKAAIYAVEEVFEARGVRLPVMISGTVTDASGRILSGQTVEAFWNSVRHARPVTIGLNCALGAALMRPYVAELSKICDTYVCVYPNAGLPNPMSDTGFDETPADTSALLEEFARAGLVNMAGGCCGTTPEHIGAIAAKVRALTPRPVPDIPVKTRLSGLEPLNIDEETLFVNVGERTNVTGSKMFARLIREEKYDEALAVARQQVENGAQIIDINMDEAMLDSVACMRRFLNLIASEPDIARVPVMIDSSKWEVIETGLKCVQGKPVVNSISMKEGEEIFLHHARLCRRYGAAMVVMAFDEQGQADTLERRKQICGRAYKLLVEQEGFAPEDIIFDPNVFAVATGIEEHNHYAVDFIEGTRWIRENLPHARISGGVSNVSFSFRGNEPMREAIHTVFLYYAIREGMTMGIVNAGQLGVYADLEPRLRDLVEDVVLDRQEPVGKTEADDERTPTERLVQFADTVKGSGAKREEDLAWRAQPVAQRLTHALVHGITTFIVEDTEEVRQEVAARGGRPIEVIEGPLMDGMNVVGDLFGEGKMFLPQVVKSARVMKQAVAHLIPFIEEEKRQIAAAGGDVRAKGKIVIATVKGDVHDIGKNIVTVVLQCNNFEVVNMGVMVPCAQILEKAKEERADIVGLSGLITPSLEEMAYVASEMQRDPYFRDRKVPLLIGGATTSRVHTAVKIAPHYEGPVIYVPDASRSVGVATNLVSDQADAYVAELAQEYEDVRRRHANRKATPLMPIADARAARPAIDWAAYTPPRPKYIGRRTFKHYDLAEIAAYLDWTPFFQTWSLFGQYPAILDDKVVGEQARKVLADGQAMLKRIVEGRWLTANGVVGFYPANRVNDEDIEVYADESRERVLFTWRNLRQQGLKREGVSNKCLADYIAPRESGKLDYIGLFAVTAGLGIEKKEAEFEAAHDDYSGIMLKALADRLAEAFAECLHARVRRDLWGYVADETLDNDALIAEKYVGIRPAPGYPACPEHVVKRELFETLDAADVGITLTESYAMYPASSVSGFYFSHPDSQYFNVGTIGEDQLRDYVQRSGRAEEDVRRTLAPNLG from the coding sequence GTGTCTTATCCCGCCATGCCCTATCCCCTGTCCGCCTACACGCATGGCGCCGATTTCGTGCGCGGACTCGCCGAGCGCATCCTGATCCTGGACGGCGCGATGGGCACCATGATCCAGCGCTACAAGCTGACCGAGGCCGACTTCCGCGGCCAGCGCTTCGCCGGGCACGGCAAGGACCTGAAGGGCGACAACGAACTGCTGTCGCTGACCCGGCCGGACGTCATCTCCGAAATCCACCGGCAGTACCTGGAGGCCGGCGCCGACGTCATCGAGACCAATACCTTCGGCGCGACGTCCATCGCGCAGGGCGACTACGACCTGCCGGAACTGGCCTACGAGCTGAACCTGGAGTCCGCCCGCCTGGCGCGCGAGGCCTGTGACGCCTACAGCACGCCGGCGCATCCCCGCTTCGTCGCCGGCGCGCTGGGCCCGCAGCCGAAGACGGCGTCGATTTCCCCGGACGTCAACGATCCCGGCGCGCGCAACGTCACCTTCGACGAACTGCGGGTGGCCTATGTCGAGCAGCTCAACGGCCTGCTGGACGGCGGCATCGACATCGTGCTGATCGAGACCATCTTCGACACGCTCAACGCCAAGGCCGCCATCTATGCCGTCGAGGAAGTCTTCGAGGCGCGCGGCGTGCGCCTGCCGGTGATGATCTCCGGCACCGTGACCGACGCCTCGGGCCGCATCCTGTCGGGCCAGACCGTCGAGGCGTTCTGGAACTCGGTGCGCCATGCCCGTCCGGTGACCATCGGCCTGAACTGCGCCCTGGGCGCGGCGCTGATGCGGCCCTACGTGGCCGAGCTGTCGAAGATCTGCGACACCTACGTCTGCGTCTACCCCAACGCGGGCCTGCCCAATCCCATGAGCGACACCGGCTTCGACGAGACGCCGGCCGATACCTCGGCGCTGCTGGAGGAGTTCGCGCGCGCGGGCCTGGTCAACATGGCGGGCGGCTGCTGCGGCACCACGCCCGAGCACATCGGCGCCATCGCCGCCAAGGTGCGCGCGCTGACGCCGCGCCCGGTGCCCGACATCCCGGTGAAGACGCGGCTGTCCGGCCTGGAGCCCTTGAACATCGACGAGGAAACCCTGTTCGTCAACGTGGGCGAGCGCACCAACGTCACCGGCAGCAAGATGTTCGCGCGCCTGATCCGCGAGGAAAAGTACGACGAGGCCCTGGCCGTGGCGCGCCAGCAGGTGGAGAACGGCGCCCAGATCATCGACATCAACATGGACGAGGCCATGCTGGATTCGGTGGCCTGCATGCGGCGCTTCCTCAACCTGATCGCTTCCGAACCCGACATCGCGCGGGTGCCGGTGATGATCGACAGCTCCAAGTGGGAAGTCATCGAGACCGGGCTGAAGTGCGTGCAGGGCAAGCCGGTGGTCAACTCGATTTCCATGAAGGAAGGCGAGGAGATCTTCCTGCACCACGCGCGCCTGTGCCGCCGCTACGGCGCGGCCATGGTGGTGATGGCCTTCGACGAGCAGGGCCAGGCCGACACGCTGGAACGCCGCAAGCAAATCTGCGGCCGCGCCTACAAGCTGCTGGTGGAGCAGGAAGGCTTCGCGCCGGAAGACATCATCTTCGACCCCAACGTCTTCGCCGTCGCCACCGGCATCGAAGAGCACAACCACTACGCCGTCGACTTCATCGAGGGCACGCGCTGGATCCGCGAGAACCTGCCGCACGCGCGCATCTCCGGCGGCGTCTCCAACGTCAGCTTCTCCTTCCGCGGCAACGAGCCGATGCGCGAGGCCATCCACACGGTCTTCCTGTACTACGCGATCCGCGAAGGCATGACCATGGGCATCGTCAACGCCGGCCAACTGGGCGTGTACGCCGACCTGGAGCCGCGCTTGCGCGACCTGGTGGAGGACGTGGTGCTGGATCGCCAGGAGCCGGTCGGCAAGACCGAGGCCGACGACGAGCGCACGCCCACCGAGCGGCTGGTGCAGTTCGCCGACACCGTCAAGGGCTCCGGCGCGAAGAGGGAGGAAGACCTGGCCTGGCGCGCCCAGCCCGTGGCGCAGCGCCTGACGCACGCGCTGGTGCACGGGATCACCACCTTCATCGTCGAGGACACCGAGGAAGTGCGCCAGGAAGTGGCGGCGCGCGGCGGCCGCCCGATCGAGGTGATCGAAGGGCCGCTGATGGACGGCATGAACGTCGTCGGCGACCTGTTCGGCGAAGGCAAGATGTTTCTGCCGCAGGTGGTGAAGTCGGCCCGCGTGATGAAACAGGCGGTGGCGCACCTGATTCCCTTCATCGAGGAGGAAAAGCGCCAGATCGCGGCGGCCGGCGGCGACGTGCGCGCCAAGGGCAAGATCGTCATCGCCACCGTCAAGGGCGACGTGCACGACATCGGCAAGAACATCGTCACGGTCGTCCTGCAGTGCAACAACTTCGAAGTCGTGAACATGGGCGTGATGGTGCCCTGCGCGCAGATCCTGGAAAAGGCCAAGGAGGAGCGGGCGGACATCGTCGGCCTGTCCGGCCTGATCACGCCCAGCCTGGAGGAGATGGCCTACGTCGCCTCCGAGATGCAGCGCGATCCGTATTTCCGCGACCGCAAGGTGCCGCTGCTGATCGGCGGCGCCACCACCAGCCGCGTGCACACCGCCGTGAAGATCGCCCCGCACTACGAGGGCCCCGTCATCTACGTGCCCGACGCCAGCCGCTCGGTGGGCGTGGCCACCAACCTGGTCTCGGACCAGGCCGACGCCTACGTCGCCGAGCTGGCGCAGGAATACGAAGACGTGCGCCGGCGCCACGCCAACCGCAAGGCCACGCCGCTGATGCCGATCGCGGACGCGCGCGCGGCGCGACCGGCCATCGACTGGGCCGCCTACACGCCGCCGCGGCCCAAGTACATCGGCCGCCGCACCTTCAAGCACTACGACCTGGCGGAGATCGCGGCCTACCTGGACTGGACGCCTTTCTTCCAGACCTGGAGCCTGTTCGGCCAGTATCCCGCCATCCTCGACGACAAGGTCGTGGGCGAGCAGGCGCGCAAGGTGCTGGCCGACGGCCAGGCCATGCTCAAGCGCATCGTCGAGGGCCGCTGGCTGACCGCCAACGGCGTCGTCGGCTTCTATCCGGCCAACCGCGTCAACGACGAGGACATCGAGGTCTACGCCGACGAGAGCCGGGAGCGCGTGCTGTTCACCTGGCGCAACCTGCGCCAGCAAGGCCTGAAGCGCGAAGGCGTCAGCAACAAGTGCCTGGCGGACTACATCGCGCCCAGGGAAAGCGGCAAGCTGGACTACATCGGCCTGTTCGCCGTCACCGCCGGCCTGGGCATCGAGAAGAAGGAAGCGGAATTCGAGGCCGCGCACGACGACTATTCCGGCATCATGCTCAAGGCCCTGGCCGACCGCCTGGCCGAGGCCTTCGCCGAATGCCTGCACGCGCGCGTGCGGCGCGACCTGTGGGGCTACGTCGCGGACGAGACCCTGGACAACGACGCGCTGATCGCCGAGAAGTACGTCGGCATCCGGCCGGCGCCGGGGTATCCGGCCTGCCCGGAACACGTGGTCAAGCGCGAGTTGTTCGAGACGCTGGACGCGGCCGACGTCGGCATCACGCTGACCGAAAGCTATGCCATGTATCCGGCCTCCAGCGTGTCGGGCTTCTACTTCAGCCATCCCGATTCGCAGTACTTCAACGTCGGCACGATAGGCGAGGACCAATTGCGGGACTACGTGCAGCGCAGCGGCCGCGCCGAGGAAGACGTGCGCCGCACGCTGGCTCCCAACCTCGGATAG
- a CDS encoding TonB-dependent receptor plug domain-containing protein, giving the protein MKSRFVLRSAGLLACLAPAWAWSQQTPATDAAAPAAPVAQLDTVVVTAARNEQLLKDVLGDVTVIDSEELRNAGQSSLAEVLSRSHGIEYSNNGGPQTVTSLFMRGANSNQTLVLVDGQRINNATNGMAALNALPASSIDHVEIVRGAASSLYGSDAIGGVINVITKHSTDKPLSAYADVGFGTYGTSSYNAGLSGAANGWTYSLSTGYQQSHGFDATNKKNYYHNPDKDSYYQNNVAASLGYEWLRGQTLSVQYYRTYVNGGYDMGSSPDFNDRSIQKLETYSIASTNRLTDFWTSTLRFGTSVDYNRSENAPGDEVYGNTPSGRSVFRTRQNQLSWQHDLQLAPGQKLTLAYEHLEQRANGDIGNFNDYPVSFGNYDESRRHVNSFTGVYLGDFGRHHLQASLRNDHNSQYGNRTTGGLTYGFDITSKVRATAGYNTGFRAPDFNELYWRNDGGFQGNPKLRPETSRNYELGLRYQDDDAEAGVTYYHNSVKNLIVNQPIDAADPFSVYQPYNISHAVLEGVTFTGMRKFGDTRIRASLDLSNPRNTDTHQQLPQRSDTVLRLSADHRWGSFLLGGEVYLTEDRTDAMTGDKLGGYGLFNLLASYEITRNLQVSVRWNNVFDKKYTLVEGYRTPGSNAFVNLSWRM; this is encoded by the coding sequence ATGAAGTCCCGCTTTGTCCTGCGCAGCGCAGGCCTGCTCGCCTGTCTGGCCCCCGCCTGGGCCTGGTCCCAGCAAACCCCCGCCACCGACGCCGCCGCGCCCGCCGCCCCGGTCGCCCAGCTCGACACCGTCGTCGTCACCGCCGCCCGCAACGAGCAGTTGCTCAAGGACGTGCTGGGCGACGTCACCGTGATCGACAGCGAAGAACTGCGCAACGCCGGCCAGAGCAGCCTGGCCGAAGTGCTGTCGCGCAGCCACGGCATCGAATACAGCAACAACGGCGGCCCGCAGACCGTGACCAGCCTGTTCATGCGCGGCGCCAACAGCAACCAGACCCTGGTGCTGGTGGACGGCCAACGCATCAACAACGCCACCAACGGCATGGCGGCGCTGAACGCGCTGCCCGCCAGCAGCATCGACCACGTCGAAATCGTGCGCGGCGCGGCCAGCAGCCTGTACGGCTCGGACGCCATCGGCGGCGTCATCAACGTCATCACCAAGCACAGCACGGACAAGCCGCTGTCGGCCTACGCCGACGTCGGCTTCGGCACCTACGGCACCAGCAGCTACAACGCCGGCCTGTCGGGCGCGGCCAACGGCTGGACCTACAGCCTGTCCACCGGCTACCAGCAAAGCCACGGCTTCGACGCCACCAACAAGAAAAACTACTATCACAACCCCGACAAGGACAGCTACTACCAGAACAACGTGGCGGCCTCGCTGGGCTACGAATGGCTGCGCGGCCAGACCCTGTCGGTGCAGTACTACCGCACCTACGTGAACGGCGGCTACGACATGGGGTCGTCGCCCGACTTCAACGACCGCTCCATCCAGAAGCTGGAAACCTACTCGATCGCCAGCACCAACCGCCTGACGGACTTCTGGACCAGCACCCTGCGCTTCGGCACGTCGGTGGACTACAACCGCAGCGAGAACGCGCCCGGCGACGAGGTCTACGGCAATACGCCGAGCGGCCGCAGCGTGTTCCGCACGCGCCAGAACCAACTCAGTTGGCAGCACGACCTGCAACTGGCCCCCGGCCAGAAACTGACGCTGGCCTATGAGCACCTGGAACAGCGCGCCAACGGCGACATCGGCAATTTCAACGACTACCCGGTCAGCTTCGGCAACTACGACGAGTCGCGCCGCCACGTGAATTCATTCACCGGCGTCTACCTCGGCGACTTCGGGCGCCATCACCTGCAGGCCAGCCTGCGCAACGACCACAACTCGCAGTACGGCAACCGCACCACCGGCGGCCTGACCTACGGCTTCGACATCACCAGCAAGGTCCGCGCCACCGCCGGCTACAACACCGGCTTCCGCGCGCCGGACTTCAACGAGCTGTACTGGCGCAACGACGGCGGCTTCCAGGGCAATCCCAAGCTGCGTCCCGAGACCTCGCGCAACTACGAGCTGGGCCTGCGCTACCAGGACGACGACGCCGAAGCGGGCGTGACCTACTACCACAACAGCGTCAAGAACCTGATCGTCAATCAGCCCATCGACGCCGCCGATCCCTTCAGCGTCTACCAGCCCTACAACATCTCGCACGCCGTGCTAGAAGGCGTCACCTTCACGGGCATGCGCAAGTTCGGCGATACGCGCATCCGCGCCAGCCTGGACCTGAGCAATCCCCGCAACACCGACACGCACCAGCAATTGCCGCAGCGTTCGGACACGGTGCTGCGCCTGTCGGCCGACCATCGATGGGGCAGCTTCCTGCTGGGCGGCGAGGTCTACCTGACCGAGGACCGCACGGACGCCATGACCGGCGACAAGCTGGGCGGCTACGGCCTGTTCAACCTGCTGGCGTCGTACGAGATCACGCGCAACCTGCAGGTGTCGGTGCGTTGGAACAATGTCTTCGACAAGAAGTACACCCTGGTCGAGGGCTACCGCACGCCGGGTTCCAATGCGTTTGTGAACCTGAGCTGGCGCATGTAG
- a CDS encoding cobalamin-binding protein: MPFIAAPLRLPARRGALLAGLLAATLATTACNAAPQDSQADAAPSASAGPITVTDDQGRDVTLARPARRVITLAPHATELVYAAGAGDAMAGTIAGSDFPEAARQVPSIGDGTQPNVERVAALRPDLVIAWLPGATEPLMPTLKTLGVPVFFSDPRTLAAIPDEVETLGRLLGTETAAAKEAASLRARLAKLAERYRGRPPVRVFIQAGSNPLYTLNKRSIVNDAIRICGGVNIFADAPATAPQVGLETVMAERPDAVVSGVSGIEDLRALASAWKQTRLPAALAGHVYGVDADMLYRPGPRLVDAAEALCQVLDQARAPVPARR, encoded by the coding sequence ATTCCTTTCATTGCCGCCCCGTTGCGCCTGCCGGCGCGGCGGGGCGCTTTGCTTGCGGGGCTGCTGGCGGCGACGCTGGCGACGACGGCCTGCAACGCCGCGCCGCAGGATAGCCAGGCGGACGCCGCGCCGTCCGCGTCGGCCGGCCCCATCACGGTCACCGACGACCAGGGCCGAGACGTCACCCTGGCGCGCCCGGCGCGGCGCGTCATCACGCTGGCGCCGCACGCCACCGAGCTGGTCTACGCGGCCGGCGCGGGCGACGCCATGGCCGGCACGATCGCGGGCAGCGATTTTCCGGAAGCGGCCAGGCAGGTTCCCTCCATCGGCGACGGCACCCAGCCCAACGTCGAACGCGTGGCCGCCCTGCGCCCCGACCTGGTCATCGCCTGGCTGCCCGGCGCCACCGAACCCTTGATGCCCACGCTGAAAACGCTGGGCGTGCCCGTGTTCTTCAGCGATCCGCGCACGCTGGCCGCCATCCCCGACGAGGTCGAGACCCTGGGCCGCCTGCTCGGCACGGAAACCGCCGCCGCCAAGGAAGCGGCCAGCCTGCGCGCGCGCCTGGCCAAGCTGGCCGAGCGCTATCGCGGCCGGCCGCCGGTGCGCGTCTTCATCCAGGCCGGCAGCAACCCGCTGTACACGCTGAACAAGCGCAGCATCGTCAACGACGCGATCCGCATTTGCGGCGGCGTGAACATCTTCGCCGACGCCCCCGCCACCGCGCCGCAGGTCGGCCTGGAAACGGTCATGGCCGAGCGTCCCGACGCCGTCGTGTCGGGCGTGAGCGGCATCGAGGACCTGCGCGCGCTGGCCTCCGCCTGGAAACAGACGCGCCTGCCGGCGGCGCTGGCGGGGCACGTCTATGGGGTGGACGCCGACATGCTCTACCGTCCCGGGCCGAGGCTGGTCGACGCCGCCGAGGCGCTATGCCAGGTGCTGGACCAGGCGCGGGCGCCCGTGCCGGCAAGGCGCTGA